The window CGGGCGTAGTCGCCGTAGAGATGGATATCGCCGATCACACGATTGAAAACGAGATCTTCCAGCTCCGGGGAGACCCGTTTCATGAGCGTCTTGGCCGGCACGACGGAGGCATCGACTTCCCGCAGCAGCGGCATGGCCCAGTTCGGCATCCAGCCCGCCGGCGTAAAGGGTTCCGACAGGCGTTGGACGCGCGCGCTGGCCCACTGCTCCGGCGGCGAGCTGAAGGCGGCCGCATGGTCCTGGAGAATATCCGCCCAGCGCAGATCGACGAAGCGGAAGTTGCGGCCGGCCGTGCGGGCCGCGCGCGTGCCGTCGAACCGGCCGGTGTCGCCCTGCGGATCGACGGGAATCCCGCGGAATTCCGACCAGCCGTGCCCGCCGCCGGGGCGGCGAATGGATTGCGAGGAGAGATCGGCTGGCATCAGCCCGGCCAAGGGCACGGGCCCGCCGGTATGGGACCGGGCTTCGGCGAAGCGGTGCACCACCTCCACCGTCGTCTCGTTGTGGCGCTGCTCGCCGATGCCATGCACGACGATGATGTAGTGGCGGGGGAACGATTGTGCGGCCGAGGTGCCCATTGCGCAGATTTCCTTAGGGTTGAAACAAGCGAAAATTGTGACGCGATCTTAGTGAGAGGGGCGGGCCGAGTCAAGGCGCGCCGCGGGATCATCGCCGCTGCCGGAACGTCTTCGGCCCTCCTGCCGCCAGCGTGGCAAACTGGCTTTTGAGCAGCGCGATTCTGGTCAGGTAGGTCTGCACGTCGTGGTCGCCGCAGCGCTGATGGGGCGTGAGCCGCAACCCGCGCCTGGCGTAGTCCTGGCCCGCGCCCGCGCCGCAGAGGTGAATGAGCGCCGCCAGATCCTGTTTCTGCCGCAGCGTCGCCGTGCCGCTCTGCCGGTGCCCGAGCGCGCGGGCGACCGCGCGATCCAGCTGCGCCGCCGTCAGCTCGATGGCATGGCTCGGAACCACCCGCGAGTAGAAGCGGTTGAACCAGCAGGCGTTCAGGTCGTGCCAGGGGCCGTCTTCCACCACCGCATGGTCATGGATGCAGTAGCGCCGGGCCTGTTCAAAGGTCCCGTCGGTGATCTGGTACATGCCCACCGCGCTCGACGCCGGCTGATACCACTCAAAGGGATTCCATGAGAGGTGCCAGCGCCAGTAGGTGCGCGCCACCGGATTGCCCGCGCCCTCCGTCTGCGCCAGCGCCGCCAGCAGCTCCGGCGTGATGACGGCGGTCGCATGCTCGCGGAAGAGCGGGCCGTATTCCTTCCAGGTATCCGCCGGAGTTTTGTTCAACGCGTGGTCCAGGGGAAAGAGGACTTCCGTCGGCTTGTTGAACGCGTGATAGGCCCAGTTCGCGCCCAGCCAGAGCAGCAGCAGGCCTGAGACGATGAGGATGGCGCGCAGCGTCGGCGGTGAGCGGAGCACCGCCTTCATGACGCGGCGCACATTCTTCCAGCGTCTGAGCAGAAACCGCCAAGTGGCGGTGAAGGGTCTCCGCCGTCCGCGCCGCCTGCGGCGGCGCGGAGAGGGGCGGGTGCGGCGATTGGGACGGGAGGACATGGGGGAATAATATAACCGATTGCGAGGGGGAGGAGATGCTTATGCGGGTCCTGTCACGGCGAACAGCCTCACCGTGCTCACTCCACCCATCCCCCAGTGGGTCCCTTCCGTTGCAGGCGCTCGGTGAAAGCCGCGTCTTGGCGCGGCAGGGGTGGGCGGGTGAGAAAGGCGCCAGTTCGCCGTGCCACCCGCATACATAGATGAGTGATTTCGCAATCGGGAGGAGAGGGAGCAGGCGAGCGAGTGCTGTGGGTGGTGCTCATTCCACGTGCGCAGTGGGGGACTCCACCAGTCCACCCCTGAGGGGAAGGAGAGGGTAAGTGTGGAGAGGGGAGTTATATAAGGATGGGGCTAGGGACAGGCCAGCCACTGTTCGACGTTGGGCCGGACGGCTCGTTCGATGGCGATGCCGTTGGGAAAGGTTCCGAGCGCGCCCTGGCGGGCGACGATGCCGAAATAGCCGTTGCTGCGATCCCAGAACGGATAGGCTCCGTAGGCGCCGGGGCTGGAGACTCTGGTGCCGGCCGTGCAGTTAAACGTGGCGCTCTGACATTCCTGCCAGAGGCCGAATCCATAGTGCCAGTCTTCGCCCAGCCCGACCAGGGCCGGTGAATAGGTCATCGTGGCGGCGGCGGTGTGATCCGCCAGCAGCTGCCCCATCGATGTACTGTTCAGCAGCGCACCGTTTTTCAGCGCCTTCAGAAAAGCCATATAGTCCTCGCCGGTCCAGTGCATGCCGCCGGCCAGGCGGGGATTGGTGGCAGAGGGCAGGTCATAGGTCGAGTTGGGGAAGAGGCCAGTTTGCGTTGTGAATTCCGTGAAGACATCCTGCCAGGTCGCGACGCCTCGCGCCTTGATGGCCATGAGTCCTGCCACTTGCAGATGGGTGCTGGCGTAATAGAACTGTTGTCCGGGTGTCAGGCCGTTTGCGATGTTGGTGTTGGCGATGTTGATCACGCAGGTCTCAAAATTCGATCCTCCGAAGTTCTGGCAAGGCGGCTCGGTCGTCAGGCCGGAGGTGAAGCTCAATAATTGCGCCAGTGTCATGCCGTAGAGACTGTTGCCGCTGCCGATAGGCCAGGCGGGGATACGATCCTGCGGCCGGTCCGACAGATTCAAATACCCCTGCTCCACCAGCCGCAGAATGATGACTGCTGAGACCAATTTCGATGTTGAGGCCGATTCATAGGAGGTGAGCAGCGTGGAGCCGCCCCGGTTGTAGCTGTAGCGGCGGCCATCCTGCCGTTCCACCGAAAAGGAGAAGTCCACGTCCGACGTGGTCTGGGCCAGCGTGCTATCCATCGCCCCTTCAAGCTGCGCGACCGAACAGGAGGGCCCGGTGACTGGGCCTGGTGCGGGAGGGGCCTCCGATCCGCTGCTGCCGCAGCCGGCCAGGAGACTGATGGCAAACGAGAGGCAGATGGTCAGGATCGTAGAGTGTTGCATGGGGACAATAACGCGGAACCCGAAGAACGGTTGACCTGCTATAAAGCCAAGCCTGGCGCGCTGTTCCTGAGAGGAAGGGAGGCGGCAGGAAACGGATTGTAGCAGGCGCACGAACGGGAATAACAGCCTGTGAGCCGGAGATGGGGATGGCGCAGCCAGCCGGTCCTTCTTGCTCGCTGAGGCCGCACGATGGGCATGTGCTCCCTCAATGCGCGCACGTGAAGGCCCAATTGGCCGCTCGCGCTGGGTTTCCGTGCATCTCGTGTCCATGTCATCGACTGCGGGCTCCTATTCTTGACAGGAATATACTGAAACTTGCATATTTGAAACATGAGTGAGAAGGGGATCCTGTGGCTGGGGTCATCCCGGCGGGATCTTCAGGCCTTCCCGTCAGATGCCAGGCGCCTGGCTGGGTTTCAGCTTCGTCAGGTCCAGAAGGGCCTGGACCCGATGGATTGGAAAACGATGCCGACGATCGGTGTCGGCGTCTGCGAGATGAGAATTCATACGGCAGTCGAACATCGAGTCTGTTATGTGGCCAAGTTTGCGGAAGCGATCTACGTCCTGCATGCCTTTGAAAAGCGGACAAGGAAAACAGCGCAACGCGATATTGATCTCGCCAGGCAACGCTATCAGGCGCTTGTGGCACAACGCTGAATGCGAACAGGACCAATGAGGAGCTGCCTATGAAGGTGAAAATCACGCCGTCCAGCGGAAATGTCTTTCGTGACCTTGGGTTTGGCCGCGAAGAGGCCGAACATTTGCTGGTCCGGTCTGATCTGATGATTCAGGTCCAGAAAATCATCGCGTCACGCGGTCTCAAACAGAAAGCCGCAGCCAAAATACTGGGCGTGACCCAGCCCCGTGTGAGCGCGCTCCTTCGTGGGCGCATCGATTTATTCAGTACGGATGCGTTAATCGATATCCTGGCCAGGCTTGGTGCGCAGGTGCGTCTCACCGTGAAAGTTCGCACTGCGGCATAGGCCTGAACGATCCCTCAGAACCATCACAAGCTTATCCAAGAGTGATCCGCTCCCTACCGCACGCATAGCGTTGCCCGCAGGCCATGACGTCATTTGCAATCAAGTTGCCCAGCACCGAGTATCAACAGGCTGGCATCATCGCGCGTCTTTAGCAGGGAGGGTGAGGGGCAGCCTGGTCGTCCTCTTGCTCGTGGAACGCGAGGGCCGTGAGCAGCCAGTCGGTCCTTCTTGCTCGCTGAGGCCGCACGATCGGCCTGTGCTCCCTCAATGCGCGCAGTGAAGGCCCATCTGGCCGTTTCCCTTATGGCAATGCGGGGAATCCTGAAGGAAGATGGTATTGCGTACGGCCTTGACAGAAGCTGCGACATTGAAGAGGATTGCTCCCTGTGAGCACCAGGCAACAAAACGAACGGAAGTTCGAGCAGTGGGAAGACTTGCCTCGTGGAGAAAGACGATATTGGATCAATGTCGCAAGCCGATCAGGCTGGAAAGTTCGATACGTCAAAGAGGTCGATGCCAACGAAGTGACGCTCCGTTTCTATCAAGAGGTCTACAACGAGATTGGAGAAATGATTGAGGTGCATCACAAATATCCGGTAGACTTAGGCCATCGAAAGGTCTAGCCGATATGCCGCTTGTCACCTGTGAATCGGTTGCAGAAAAGCTTGGCGCCTATCTCCATCATGATCTGTCCTTGTCCGCTCTTGTGGACTGGGCGGAATCGGCGCTGATGAGTGACGACTTCGACCCGGCCCATCTGACGACCATTCGGGATGCCGTGGCCAGAATTGGCGCCGCGGATGTCCGCACATTTGGACTGGCCTGGGAAGACTGTGAGCAGCTCCTCTCCCAACTCGGCTATTCCGCTCAAATCAACATCGTCGCCCGATAACCAAGCCGCAGCGGGTGTGTTGCTGTAACTTGCAGCGCGCCCGTTCCTCTAAGGCGATGGCTCTCCGCCAGCTCATAGAGCCGCCGTCTGCCAAATCCCGCCGCATCGGATTCAAGACCGGAGTGAAAGAAAAGAATCCCGTTGCTCGCGGAACGCGAGGGCCGTGAGCAGCCAGTCGGTCCTTCTTGCTCGCTGAGGCCGCACGATCGGCCTGTGCTCCCTCAATGCGCGCAGTGAAGGACCGGCTGGCAGCTCCCCTTATGGTGAAGTGGGGAAAGGTGAACGAGGGTTATGCTGCGTGCACAGCGGGGGATGAATTCAGGCCATTTCTAGGAGAGACGCGAGCGAACTTGGAGGGAGCATTGGAAGGTCTGTCTGCCGCGCGCATTCGAGGAGCGCCCAGGCCGCACTTGTTACGAGAATGAGCAAGCTTGAAGGGCCTTTAGGGGATATGTCTGACGTGGGCTGCGGCGAGAAAAGATCCCCTTTTCTCATTTTTCGCTATTTCATCCTACTTGGCCAGTTCTATCAGTCGCATGGAAATGATTTGTTCCAAGGGTGCAAGCTTATCGGTGTCCTTTGAGCCTTCCGAAACTAGCGCTTCTGCTGTTTTTGGATCTTGCCGCCTTTCCTCTCGGGCAAGGTGAAGAAGAGCACGCACAACGGATCGTAGATCTTTCCTGTTTCTTGCCTCAATTATGGCCATCTGATACAAGGATCGCCCTTCCTCAGGTGCACCAGATCTAAAACGAAGCAATCCTTTGGTGGCAAGATATGTTGGTTTATATGCGCTATTGTTTTCGGGTAGGACAATCTTCTCAAAGCTATCGCAGGCTTCATCTATCTTGCCCTGGTAGGCTAAAGCTACCGTCAGATTGTTGAGCAGTAGAAAGTCTGAAGGATGCATACGCAGTCCATAGCGGGCTATAGACTCACCTTCTTCAGCGCCTGAGGTGGATAATAATGCTACCCAAGATCCAAATACGGCTGCTCTTTTTGCAAATGGCTCATCTGCTAACCAAAGTTGGGCTGCTTTTAAGCTCTCATCCCACTGGGACTCACCAATGGCTGACCAAGCTCTCGCCTCGAATGACCTAGGTACTTGGAGCAAGCTGGGGTCCACGCCGATATTGTCCGACCTCCTTGATAGCCAGGCTGCTTGAGCAACAGAGTTTTCTGTCGGTTTCTCAAGTGCTTTGCGGAAGAGTTTTTTTACTGAGCGAATATTCCCAGCTTCCCAATCAAGCGTACCCAATGCCCCCGCTAGTTCAGAAATGTGCGATGGGTGGAACTTATGTGATTCAATGCAATGCCTTCCCGTTTTTATGAGTTTGGAGGTTCTTCCTGCGGCACTAGCCACAGCAATTTCGGCCGCGAGCAACCATGGGTCTTCTTTTACATTGCTTGCCCGACGTAACAGATCATGAGCTTGCTCAGCGTCGTCGTAGTGGAGGAAAAATCTAGAAGCTGATCTTAGAACGAATCGATTGGAGGGTGCTAAACTTAACGCCATCTGCATGGGCTTCAAAGCATGAAGGGGTTGCCCCAAGGCTACGTACTCGCGGGCAAGATCCAGGTATGCAAGGGGGTTTCTAGGGAACTCCTGGAGTACTTTCCGAAGTAGCCGGATGTTTTGCCTGGTAGACTCGATTGATTGAAGTGGAGGATCGGGTAGCAAGGTTTGAGCACGAGATCTATCGGCAATAATCATGTGTGCGAGATCGCGTGCTGCTTTTGACGCCGGTCGATCCGAATTCAGAATAAACTCGGCAGCCGGCTTTGCGACGGATGATTGGCCTAGAGCAAAGGCTGCTCCAATAAAATCTCCTGCGAAGGGGAGGCTGTGATGAGTGTCCCAATCTGCCTTAGCCTTGGTTAGTTCCTCAAGTTGGGGTTTCAAAGGAGTGTGTCGATCCGCAGAACTATCAACGCCTCCGAGACTAATGGCTTCTCTCCAGGGTCGCCAACGCGGAACTACTCTTCTTCTGGGATCTTCTAATGATGAAGACATATGGTTTATGTTCGGAGCCCAATTTCGGCTCTACTCGCTAATAGGTTAAATAGCGAAACATATCTTTGAAGCGAAAACGGGTTTCCAAATTTCATACTTCGGTCTCTTGGGTGGCCTCGTAATGATGGATCAGGATCACATAATTGGCTCAGTGCTTCACGTAGCTCTGATCTAAACTCAGCCGGGAACTCATGTGCTGAATAATCCAGTGCGTCAGCGAAAGCTGCTCTAAGATATGGAAGCACTTCTTCGTAGGTTCCGTGCCAGTTGAGCCAATGAAATCGCTCATCGAGAGTCATTTGAATGAGCTGTGTCATGCTCAGGGTTGTAAAAAAAGATGAGATCATACTTCCCAAAAGGTAGGCGTCGCAGCCCATCCGTCTTGCTTCCCATGAGCTAGGAGCTGAGCCGTAGAGAAGCTCGGGTGGTGCATAGCGCTGCTCACCTGGAATAACAAGGTCGTAATGCGGTGGCTCAACTCCTCGAGCAGCAGCCCGACCGACATCGGCTATCTTTGAAGATGAGGCATCATCGAAGACCAAAACATTAGACGGTTTGAGGTCTTGATGCGCTACATTTATCGAGTGAAGCTGTTCCACCCCTAATGCAATATGGTGTAGTGATCGAAACATCCATGCGATATCAACCTGGTCTGCCTTCGCAAGTTGTGAGCGAATATCCCCATCAGCAAGTTCGAATATTATGTACTGGACCGTAGATGGAGGAGGAATTCCTGGTACAGTAACGGCCCCATCATCCAAGGCTGTCACAACTCGGGATAGCTTTCTATCTCTGCATCTGTGTAATAGGTCACATTCAAACACAAACGCGTCAATATATGGTTTTAGGGCTACTGCTGGATTTGTATGGTCCGAAAGTCTTGAGAAAAAATCCAGTGCTTTGACGTAGCCTTGTTTCCCATCTTTGTGCTGGGCAATATATCCACAAGAGAAGAAGCCTCCTGTGCTGGTCCCATGCTTTTCCACTCTTTTTAGGACATGCCAATCATTGGCAAGAGTCAAGCCCTCTAAGAGTTCATGGGGAAATGTTCTGGTTGTCATGACTCCTCCTGGAAATCATACTTGCGAACGTTGGATTGGTTTGCGCTTCTTCAGTTCAGCTTCAAGCTCAGCCTTGAGCTCAACTTGCCGCCCCTCAGGTAACTCTCCGATTAGCCTATATAGTGCTACTTGTGTCGATGATCGTGGAGCAGAATTTTCAGGGGTTCTTTGGACGGCTGCATGGAGCATGTCAGGGTCTAGTTCTAGTTCGTGAGCAATTGATTGAAGCGTTTCCTCAGCGATTCCAGGGGAGTTGCTAGATCTTTCGAGTAAAACAATGTAAGCGGGAGATTTGCCGATTCGTCTGGCAAGTTCCCGTAGTGTCAATGACTTCTTTTGCCGTGCCTCTTTTATAAGTCTGCCGATTTTGGACGTCATAGGGATCTCAACGTGTTTCGTGTTAAGTGAACACTTAACACTGCTTGCGGGGCTAAGTCAACTGTAGAATAAAAAAGGGAGACAAGAAAAGTGGCCGGTGGTCGGAAATATTATTGATCGCCTTGCCCGCTCGTGATGCGTGCGATATCAGCTTCCCATTCATAGAGCCCGCGCCAGCACTCGCCTAGCCTATATCTGACTCTCCAATGGTCGGGGTACTGCTCGTTAGATGACACCCGAACCGACTCAGTCGTCCACCCTTCTAACGCAGCCGTCGAGCAGCTGTGGCGGGGAGATGTGATTGCGGCGATAAGGTCGTGCGTGCGGAATCATGGGCTGAAAGAATCGTGAAATATACAGGCGGCGGGCTGCTTTTGGGACAACGACATGTTGTCAGGCCCCTTTGGGCGAACGGACTGTCTCTTGCCTCCCCCCTCCTTCGACGATAGACCGCGTTTGTCGGGACGGATACAATGGTGGCCGGCACACCGAAGGACACGCCATGACCTACCGGGGAACGACACCGCCCTTTCGCGGTCCTGATGGCCGGGTCCTGCCTGACAGCATCGCGGAGATTACCTACCTGCGCTTGGGCGGTCTTGATCAATGGGTGATGATCCGTGGCAGGAACCTCACCAACCCGATCTTGATTCTCCTGCATGGCGGGCCGGAAGCCTCCATCATTGATCTCCCCAATATTCTGCGAGGATGCCTCTGGTCTCCGAAACTGATGTGGGATGAAATTTCCGCCGTGGATCTCACCAAGACGGTTCCCGTCTTGCAGATGCCCATCTTTTTCTTCATAGGACGCCATGATCATGTGGTCGCCGGGGAAACCAGCGCCGCCTATTTCGAATCGCTCTCGGCACGTTCGAAGCGGTTCGTCTGGTTTGAGGAGTCCGCCCATGAGCCGGCGGTCGAGGAAGCGGACACGTTCAACCGGGCGATGGCTGAATGGGTGTTGCCGGTGGTGCAGCCATTGTCCTGAGAGACTTCTCGGGAGGTCCGCATCGTCACTCATGAAGCCACACAAGACTGGGCGTCCGCCAAGGGAGGAAGAGGATCATGACACACACACGTATTATCGTGAGCCACTACGGCGGGCCTGATGCCCTGCGGGTGATTCAAGAAGAGTGTCCTGAGCCGAAGGCCGGTGAAGTGCGGGTGCGAGTGCTGGTTGCGGGTGTGTCCCTGCCCGACTTGATGATGCGCGAGGGCATTCATCCCGAGACGCCCCCGCTGCCCTTCACGCCGGGCTGGGATCTGGTGGGCGTGGTGGACCGGCTTGGCGCCGGTGTCTCCGGAATCGAACCGGGCCAGCGGGTTGCCGCGCTGCCGATCAGCGGCGCCTATGCGGAGTTCATCTGTCTGCCGCCGCGTGAACTGGTTCCAGTGCCGTCTGGGCTGGATCCTGCCGAGGCGGTCAGCCTCGTGCTGAACTATGTGACGGCGTACCAGATGCTGCATCATTCCGCCCGGGTGCAGCCGGGCCAGCGGGTGTTGATTCACGGGGCAGCCGGAGGGGTCGGCTCGGCGCTCTTGCAGCTTGGGCGCCTTGCCGGGCTGGAGCTGTATGGCACCTGTTCATTGCGCGGGGCGCAGACGGTTTCGGATCTGGGCGGCATCCCGATCGATTACGAGCATCAGGATTTCGTGACAGCCATTCACCGCCTCACGGGCGAGGGCGTGGACGCCGTGTTTGACAGCATCGGCGGCGCGCATATCTGGCAGTCCCGCAAAGCGCTTCGTTCTGGCGGGCGGGTGGTGGCCTACGGCCTGACCGGCTCGCTCCGCGGGGGACGATTGGCTTCAGGCCGTTCAGGCGGGCGGCATCGCTTTCGCGCCATCGCGGTCTTCGGGTTGTATATTGCCGGCGGCTGGCTGTTCCCCGGCCGGAAACGGGTGGTGCCCTACAGCATTCAATGGCTTAAACGGCTGAGACCGGCATTGTTTCGGCAGGACTTGACCGCCTTGTTGGATCTCCTTCACCAGCAGAAGATCAAGCCGCTTATCGCGCAACGATTTCCTCTTGCCGAGGCACGACAGGCGCACGAGCTGCTCGGGGAAGGAGGCGTGACGGGCAAGATCGTGCTCGGAGGAAAGAATGAGTGAAGAGGGGAACACGAAAAGAGGGCGGGAATATTTTTGATCGCTTGGTCTGCTTGTGATGCGTGTGATGAAGGTACTGATCCGTAAACCCCCGTGCTAACCTCACTTAGAGGAGATCTGATTAATTCTCGATTACAGAAGGCCCGCCATTCTTCATTTCTGATCACGGTCGTAATCCCGTCAACGGGCTGGTGAGGTGCGCGTTCTCTTCGTGAGAGGCTCACGGAGGCCTGTCATCACTCGTGGCAGGATTTCAGACCCATCGAGAGGCGCTCGCGATGATTGCTTTCCTCGGCACACGTGTCGGACTCGTGATGGTCGTGCTCCTGGGCGCTGGGGGCGGCAGTTTTGCCGAGCCGCTTTCGGCCGGCCCCGCGCCGCCGCTCACGACTTCCGCGCCTACGCTGCTCTTCAAGTCAAACTTCGGGCCTGGCGTCTCGCTCGGCGCGCCCCGGAATTTATACGCGCCTTCCACTGGCGGGGGCGGAGGCTGGCAGGATCTTGCCGGGACCGATCGGGAAACCGGTTTTATCTGGCCAGTTGCCGCGTTGGGCGCGAAGTTTTCAGGGATACAACTCATCACAGTCGATCCGATCACGC is drawn from Nitrospira sp. and contains these coding sequences:
- a CDS encoding lytic transglycosylase domain-containing protein, with the translated sequence MKAVLRSPPTLRAILIVSGLLLLWLGANWAYHAFNKPTEVLFPLDHALNKTPADTWKEYGPLFREHATAVITPELLAALAQTEGAGNPVARTYWRWHLSWNPFEWYQPASSAVGMYQITDGTFEQARRYCIHDHAVVEDGPWHDLNACWFNRFYSRVVPSHAIELTAAQLDRAVARALGHRQSGTATLRQKQDLAALIHLCGAGAGQDYARRGLRLTPHQRCGDHDVQTYLTRIALLKSQFATLAAGGPKTFRQRR
- a CDS encoding serine hydrolase domain-containing protein, translating into MQHSTILTICLSFAISLLAGCGSSGSEAPPAPGPVTGPSCSVAQLEGAMDSTLAQTTSDVDFSFSVERQDGRRYSYNRGGSTLLTSYESASTSKLVSAVIILRLVEQGYLNLSDRPQDRIPAWPIGSGNSLYGMTLAQLLSFTSGLTTEPPCQNFGGSNFETCVINIANTNIANGLTPGQQFYYASTHLQVAGLMAIKARGVATWQDVFTEFTTQTGLFPNSTYDLPSATNPRLAGGMHWTGEDYMAFLKALKNGALLNSTSMGQLLADHTAAATMTYSPALVGLGEDWHYGFGLWQECQSATFNCTAGTRVSSPGAYGAYPFWDRSNGYFGIVARQGALGTFPNGIAIERAVRPNVEQWLACP
- a CDS encoding type II toxin-antitoxin system RelE/ParE family toxin, encoding MSEKGILWLGSSRRDLQAFPSDARRLAGFQLRQVQKGLDPMDWKTMPTIGVGVCEMRIHTAVEHRVCYVAKFAEAIYVLHAFEKRTRKTAQRDIDLARQRYQALVAQR
- a CDS encoding helix-turn-helix transcriptional regulator; its protein translation is MKVKITPSSGNVFRDLGFGREEAEHLLVRSDLMIQVQKIIASRGLKQKAAAKILGVTQPRVSALLRGRIDLFSTDALIDILARLGAQVRLTVKVRTAA
- a CDS encoding protein kinase, which encodes MTTRTFPHELLEGLTLANDWHVLKRVEKHGTSTGGFFSCGYIAQHKDGKQGYVKALDFFSRLSDHTNPAVALKPYIDAFVFECDLLHRCRDRKLSRVVTALDDGAVTVPGIPPPSTVQYIIFELADGDIRSQLAKADQVDIAWMFRSLHHIALGVEQLHSINVAHQDLKPSNVLVFDDASSSKIADVGRAAARGVEPPHYDLVIPGEQRYAPPELLYGSAPSSWEARRMGCDAYLLGSMISSFFTTLSMTQLIQMTLDERFHWLNWHGTYEEVLPYLRAAFADALDYSAHEFPAEFRSELREALSQLCDPDPSLRGHPRDRSMKFGNPFSLQRYVSLFNLLASRAEIGLRT
- a CDS encoding alpha/beta hydrolase, which translates into the protein MTYRGTTPPFRGPDGRVLPDSIAEITYLRLGGLDQWVMIRGRNLTNPILILLHGGPEASIIDLPNILRGCLWSPKLMWDEISAVDLTKTVPVLQMPIFFFIGRHDHVVAGETSAAYFESLSARSKRFVWFEESAHEPAVEEADTFNRAMAEWVLPVVQPLS
- a CDS encoding medium chain dehydrogenase/reductase family protein, translating into MTHTRIIVSHYGGPDALRVIQEECPEPKAGEVRVRVLVAGVSLPDLMMREGIHPETPPLPFTPGWDLVGVVDRLGAGVSGIEPGQRVAALPISGAYAEFICLPPRELVPVPSGLDPAEAVSLVLNYVTAYQMLHHSARVQPGQRVLIHGAAGGVGSALLQLGRLAGLELYGTCSLRGAQTVSDLGGIPIDYEHQDFVTAIHRLTGEGVDAVFDSIGGAHIWQSRKALRSGGRVVAYGLTGSLRGGRLASGRSGGRHRFRAIAVFGLYIAGGWLFPGRKRVVPYSIQWLKRLRPALFRQDLTALLDLLHQQKIKPLIAQRFPLAEARQAHELLGEGGVTGKIVLGGKNE